A genomic window from bacterium includes:
- a CDS encoding response regulator: MRIERSNETATVATDAEDSFQSPVTEVQGKKKVLVVDDDPLVVKVLQDPLKRAGYDVEVASHGLEALQKVKEKRPDLIILDILMPLMDGFKVARFLKFDKRFKDIPIIVLTSRATEGERKMGEKVGANEFLYKPFRLPHVLDVVQRYLNA; encoded by the coding sequence GAGACAGCAACTGTTGCTACTGACGCGGAAGATTCCTTTCAGAGTCCGGTTACTGAAGTTCAGGGGAAGAAGAAGGTTCTCGTTGTTGATGATGATCCGCTTGTAGTAAAAGTACTTCAGGATCCCCTCAAGAGAGCAGGTTACGATGTAGAGGTAGCCTCTCATGGATTGGAAGCTCTGCAGAAAGTAAAGGAAAAAAGGCCCGATTTAATAATCCTTGATATACTTATGCCCCTGATGGACGGGTTTAAAGTAGCAAGGTTTTTAAAATTCGATAAGAGGTTTAAAGATATTCCTATTATAGTATTAACCTCAAGGGCTACTGAAGGTGAAAGAAAGATGGGAGAAAAAGTTGGAGCTAATGAATTTTTATACAAACCGTTCAGGCTCCCTCATGTTTTGGATGTAGTGCAAAGGTACTTAAATGCTTAG